The genomic interval AACATTTTAACAAAGTTACTATTGCATAttctaaatattgtatttttttttgtatttcctAGTCTGTTAGCCTCGATACAACACAAAACATGATATTTCATGGAGCTCGTGCAATAATAGGTGGATATAATATATCACTTAAAAGAGGTCAATATAGCGTATCTTCCATTTGGGTTCAAAATGGTCCACCAACACAACTTAATAGCATACAAGCAGGAATAGGAGTGAGTAACTTTTCGTTTTGTTTatgtcaaattatatttttatttcaatttcatggtGACATAACTTTCACTATATAATTGCTCTTTTTAACCGATTAtgcatgattttgtttttttgtctaCATTACTCTCTATTAATATACTATTTGTACATGTTTATTGATATACAAGTTTCATCCAAGCATATATGGAGACAGTCAACTACGACTAATTGGTCATTGGACGGTATGCATATGAATTTAATACATTagacaatttaaaatatatattatggtTTTGCTCAAGCTCAAATTGATACAAACATGCAGGCTGATGGTCACCTTAAAACCGGATGTTACACTCATGCTTGTCCAGGTTTCGTACCAGGCTGATGGTCACCTTAAAATCGGATGTTACACTCATGCTTGTCCAGGTTTCGTACAAgttaatccaaacaaaaaatttgcTCTTGGAGCTGTCCAATCACCTGTCAGTCCCATTGGGACACAGGACAAATGGGTTCTTATTGTCAAAATTAAACAGGTACTTTTGTACTTTTGATTATGAATCTATTCACATGTTACACACCTCCACATATAAACTAACAATGTATATAAAGATTACTAAtttttgatataataaaattatacttagataaataatattatatttaagtaattaatattgatatttctatttagtaattttaagaagtaataataattaattaaaccaaaattataattaaataaacaaactaAAATATCAACTCATTATGacataataagttttttttatatataaaaaaatggttTGTAGACGAAAATGGCAAACACCACCAATAAACTCACACATACAAAGTGCATTTCTCATATTTGAACCGGAATATCAcactaaaatatcaaatttaataatatcaatattgaGGGTTGATTTAGGCTTCACGGatctctttaaaatttatattattatgagtGGTTGATATCATTTCTAGTAACttatttggttaattttattttaatttcctaAATATTTGTAGGATCAATTCACGGGTCATTGGTGGTTAATtgttgaaaaagaagaaattcgTGTTGGATATTGGCCTAAGACATTGTTTACTCACTTAAGCAATGGAGCATCATTGATTAGATTTGGTGGTGAAACTTATGCTCCACCTAATATGGATAATCCCCCAATGGGTACTGGGAGACTACCTCAAGAAGGATTTAAATACTCAGGTTTCATGGGACTCCTTGATATTATTgattcaaaatataatgaaattgaGGTTAAACGaagtgaaattaaaaaatatagtgatGCCAATTCAAAGTGTTATGACTTGCGATACACTGGCTATCAAGGAACCCAGTATCGACAAGCTTTTCTTTATGGTGGGCCAGGTGGATCATCATGTGGTATATGATGTATTCACAACGTTAGTAAATAAAAGGCctaaaaatactatttaataaaattttactt from Cicer arietinum cultivar CDC Frontier isolate Library 1 unplaced genomic scaffold, Cicar.CDCFrontier_v2.0 Ca_scaffold_5990_v2.0, whole genome shotgun sequence carries:
- the LOC101511298 gene encoding protein neprosin-like, translated to MIFHGARAIIGGYNISLKRGQYSVSSIWVQNGPPTQLNSIQAGIGFHPSIYGDSQLRLIGHWTADGHLKTGCYTHACPGFVQVNPNKKFALGAVQSPVSPIGTQDKWVLIVKIKQDQFTGHWWLIVEKEEIRVGYWPKTLFTHLSNGASLIRFGGETYAPPNMDNPPMGTGRLPQEGFKYSGFMGLLDIIDSKYNEIEVKRSEIKKYSDANSKCYDLRYTGYQGTQYRQAFLYGGPGGSSCGI